A genomic region of Nitrospirota bacterium contains the following coding sequences:
- a CDS encoding putative toxin-antitoxin system toxin component, PIN family, producing the protein MRVVFDTNIFISALIIQGSQAEAAVLKILEGSDTLIISREIINEILSVLSAKFSREKEELARVAVNLADLSEMVYPTEKINILRDVPDNRILECALSGDADIIVTGDKEMLKLQEYKGIRIITLKEYLTVNGE; encoded by the coding sequence GTGAGGGTTGTATTTGACACAAATATATTTATCTCGGCCCTTATAATACAGGGCAGTCAGGCAGAGGCCGCAGTTCTTAAGATACTTGAAGGCTCAGACACATTAATAATCTCGCGTGAAATCATAAACGAAATTCTGTCGGTTCTATCCGCAAAGTTCAGCCGTGAAAAAGAGGAATTGGCTCGTGTTGCCGTAAATCTTGCCGACCTTTCCGAGATGGTCTATCCGACTGAAAAAATAAATATTCTGAGGGATGTCCCTGATAACCGCATCCTTGAATGTGCCTTGAGCGGGGATGCCGATATTATTGTGACAGGCGATAAAGAGATGCTGAAACTGCAGGAGTATAAGGGTATAAGGATAATAACACTCAAAGAGTATTTAACGGTGAATGGTGAATAG